Proteins from a single region of Lasioglossum baleicum chromosome 1, iyLasBale1, whole genome shotgun sequence:
- the LOC143210244 gene encoding uncharacterized protein LOC143210244 isoform X1 — MESRNHGKLFLLEHDESQIVGAKLPSIGQVLRVLFYNLRKVKLNLRSSPYLVVKEVEVLWEKVKIPFRQSHHSIEKLESLYQKWRLLQKNSTRRSQLQDNKEQQFLDQLDDLFDIAHVDALEMITIDEDKQFLLNQRKKGRPGSMIGGVRVLSAKEQKQALRQAKEEARRVKTQAAMQEETINFASIASPDDDEENRQCTEDEDEDPALESNASDCDATEPGPSKPKRKRGSKQVITLKLMSTLDACKVSDRDAARIIVAISQALGHDINDLTISRSSIRRYRTELRKKHSQMLRAAFSQHEIDAVTVHWDGKMLPALVGKEKVERLPVVITCRGREHLLGVPIIPTSTGRDQALAVHDLLKEWDICDKVQALSCDTTASNMGHLQGACVILEHVIGRYLLYLPCRHHMYEIVLSAVFEKKMSQSTGPNVPIFKRFQQAWPNINKLNFHCGVEDRFVNQKLENIPQLINFAKQTLEMHHPREDYREFIELVLVFLGNTSEYRFRAPGAFHHARWMAKAFIV; from the exons ATGGAGAGTAGAAATCACggaaaactgttcttattagaacatgacgAAAGTCAAATTGTAggcgctaagttgccatcgataGGGCAAGTTTTAAGagttttgttttacaatttacggaaagtgaaattgaaccttcgatCTAGCCCATATCTTGTTGTGAAAGAAGTGGAAGTGTTGTGGGAGAAGGTAAAAATTCCATTCAGGCAAAGCCATCACAGcatcgagaaattggagtcctTATACCAGAAGTGGAGGCTGTTACAAAAGAATTCTACACGACGATCGCAGCTACAAGATAACAAGGAACAacagtttcttgatcaattagatgATCTTTTCGATATCGCACATGTTGATGCTTTAGAAATGATCACGATCGATGAAGATAAACAATTTCTTCTGAACCAAAGAAAAAAAGGACGACCAGGATCGATGATTGGAGGAGTTCGAGTTCTTTCCGCAAAAGAACAGAAACAAGCGCTTCGTCAAGCAAAAGAAGAAGCACGTCGAGTTAAAACGCAAGCAGCTATGCAAG AAGAAACAATCAACTTTGCATCAATTGCATCacccgacgacgacgaagaaaatCGGCAATGTACTgaggatgaggatgaggatCCTGCGCTGGAGTCCAATGCGAGCGATTGCGATGCAACAGAACCTGGTCCGAGCAAACCTAAACGAAAACGCGGTTCAAAACAGGTTATTACGCTAAAGCTTATGTCAACACTTGATGCATGTAAAGTTAGTGACCGCGATGCTGCCCGTATAATTGTAGCAATTTCTCAAGCTCTTGGTCACGACATTAATGATTTGACCATAAGTCGATCATCGATTCGTCGTTATCGAACAGAGTTGCGCAAGAAACACAGTCAAATGCTACGTGCAGCTTTTTCCCAACATGAAATTGATGCAGTTACTGTACATTGGGATGGTAAAATGTTACCTGCTCTAGTCGGCAAAGAAAAGGTGGAAAGGTTGCCTGTCGTTATAACTTGCAGAGGGCGTGAACACTTACTTGGAGTTCCGATAATCCCGACTTCTACTGGAAGAGATCAAGCTCTTGCTGTCCATGATCTACTCAAGGAGTGGGACATATGCGACAAAGTGCAAGCACTTTCATGTGATACGACAGCATCTAATATGGGTCACTTGCAAGGTGCGTGTGTAATTTTAGAGCACGTAATCGGACGGTACTTGCTATATCTTCCGTGCAGACACCATATGTACGAAATAGTTTTAAGCGCGGTTTTTGAGAAGAAGATGTCCCAGTCTACGGGTCCAAACGTGCCAATTTTTAAACGCTTCCAGCAAGCGTGgcccaatataaataaattaaacttcCACTGTGGGGTAGAAGATCGATTTGTcaatcaaaaattagaaaatataccaCAGCTAATAAATTTTGCGAAACAGACTCTGGAAATGCATCATCCACGGGAAGACTATCGCGAATTTATTGAACTTGTGCTAGTATTTTTAGGTAATACTTCAGAGTACCGTTTTCGAGCTCCCGGAGCTTTCCATCATGCTCGGTGGATGGCGAAGGCatttattgtataa
- the LOC143210244 gene encoding uncharacterized protein LOC143210244 isoform X2, whose amino-acid sequence MESRNHGKLFLLEHDESQIVGAKLPSIGQVLRVLFYNLRKVKLNLRSSPYLVVKEVEVLWEKVKIPFRQSHHSIEKLESLYQKWRLLQKNSTRRSQLQDNKEQQFLDQLDDLFDIAHVDALEMITIDEDKQFLLNQRKKGRPGSMIGGVRVLSAKEQKQALRQAKEEARRVKTQAAMQETINFASIASPDDDEENRQCTEDEDEDPALESNASDCDATEPGPSKPKRKRGSKQVITLKLMSTLDACKVSDRDAARIIVAISQALGHDINDLTISRSSIRRYRTELRKKHSQMLRAAFSQHEIDAVTVHWDGKMLPALVGKEKVERLPVVITCRGREHLLGVPIIPTSTGRDQALAVHDLLKEWDICDKVQALSCDTTASNMGHLQGACVILEHVIGRYLLYLPCRHHMYEIVLSAVFEKKMSQSTGPNVPIFKRFQQAWPNINKLNFHCGVEDRFVNQKLENIPQLINFAKQTLEMHHPREDYREFIELVLVFLGNTSEYRFRAPGAFHHARWMAKAFIV is encoded by the exons ATGGAGAGTAGAAATCACggaaaactgttcttattagaacatgacgAAAGTCAAATTGTAggcgctaagttgccatcgataGGGCAAGTTTTAAGagttttgttttacaatttacggaaagtgaaattgaaccttcgatCTAGCCCATATCTTGTTGTGAAAGAAGTGGAAGTGTTGTGGGAGAAGGTAAAAATTCCATTCAGGCAAAGCCATCACAGcatcgagaaattggagtcctTATACCAGAAGTGGAGGCTGTTACAAAAGAATTCTACACGACGATCGCAGCTACAAGATAACAAGGAACAacagtttcttgatcaattagatgATCTTTTCGATATCGCACATGTTGATGCTTTAGAAATGATCACGATCGATGAAGATAAACAATTTCTTCTGAACCAAAGAAAAAAAGGACGACCAGGATCGATGATTGGAGGAGTTCGAGTTCTTTCCGCAAAAGAACAGAAACAAGCGCTTCGTCAAGCAAAAGAAGAAGCACGTCGAGTTAAAACGCAAGCAGCTATGCAAG AAACAATCAACTTTGCATCAATTGCATCacccgacgacgacgaagaaaatCGGCAATGTACTgaggatgaggatgaggatCCTGCGCTGGAGTCCAATGCGAGCGATTGCGATGCAACAGAACCTGGTCCGAGCAAACCTAAACGAAAACGCGGTTCAAAACAGGTTATTACGCTAAAGCTTATGTCAACACTTGATGCATGTAAAGTTAGTGACCGCGATGCTGCCCGTATAATTGTAGCAATTTCTCAAGCTCTTGGTCACGACATTAATGATTTGACCATAAGTCGATCATCGATTCGTCGTTATCGAACAGAGTTGCGCAAGAAACACAGTCAAATGCTACGTGCAGCTTTTTCCCAACATGAAATTGATGCAGTTACTGTACATTGGGATGGTAAAATGTTACCTGCTCTAGTCGGCAAAGAAAAGGTGGAAAGGTTGCCTGTCGTTATAACTTGCAGAGGGCGTGAACACTTACTTGGAGTTCCGATAATCCCGACTTCTACTGGAAGAGATCAAGCTCTTGCTGTCCATGATCTACTCAAGGAGTGGGACATATGCGACAAAGTGCAAGCACTTTCATGTGATACGACAGCATCTAATATGGGTCACTTGCAAGGTGCGTGTGTAATTTTAGAGCACGTAATCGGACGGTACTTGCTATATCTTCCGTGCAGACACCATATGTACGAAATAGTTTTAAGCGCGGTTTTTGAGAAGAAGATGTCCCAGTCTACGGGTCCAAACGTGCCAATTTTTAAACGCTTCCAGCAAGCGTGgcccaatataaataaattaaacttcCACTGTGGGGTAGAAGATCGATTTGTcaatcaaaaattagaaaatataccaCAGCTAATAAATTTTGCGAAACAGACTCTGGAAATGCATCATCCACGGGAAGACTATCGCGAATTTATTGAACTTGTGCTAGTATTTTTAGGTAATACTTCAGAGTACCGTTTTCGAGCTCCCGGAGCTTTCCATCATGCTCGGTGGATGGCGAAGGCatttattgtataa